From a region of the Acomys russatus chromosome 4, mAcoRus1.1, whole genome shotgun sequence genome:
- the Il1b gene encoding interleukin-1 beta gives MATVPELNGEVTAFHSDENDLFFEGDGPQKMKSCFQTLDLGCPDESIQLQISQQHFNKSFRQVVSLFVAVEKLWNIPVACPWTFQDEDLGTFFPFIFEEEHILSDSWDDEQLVCDVAIRQLHCRLRDEQQKCLVLSDPCELKALHLNGENINQQVVFSMSFVHGETSINKIPVALGLKGKNLYLSCVMKDGKPTLQLESVDPKQYPKKKMEKRFVFNKTEIKSKVEFESAQFPNWYISTSQAEHKPVFLGNNSGQDIVDFTMESVSS, from the exons ATGGCAACTGTTCCTGAGCTCAACGGTGAAGTGACAGCATTCCACAG TGACGAGAATGACCTGTTTTTTGAGGGTGACGGACCCCAAAAGATGAAG AGCTGCTTCCAAACCCTTGACCTGGGCTGTCCAGATGAGAGCATCCAGCTTCAAATCTCCCAGCAGCATTTCAACAAGAGCTTCAGGCAGGTGGTGTCGCTCTTCGTGGCCGTGGAGAAGCTGTGGAACATACCTGTGGCTTGCCCGTGGACCTTCCAAGATGAGGACCTGGGAACCTTCTTCCCCTTCATCTTTGAAGAAG AACACATCCTCAGTGACTCTTGGGATGATGAGCAGTTGGTGTGTGATGTTGCCATTCGACAGCTGCACTGCAGGCTCAGAGACGAACAGCAAAAATGCCTCGTACTGTCTGATCCATGTGAGCTGAAAGCTCTCCACCTCAATGGAGAGAATATAAACCAACAAG tgGTTTTCTCCATGAGCTTTGTACACGGAGAAACAAGCATCAACAAAATACCAGTGGCTTTGGGCCTCAAGGGAAAGAATCTGTACCTGTCCTGTGTGATGAAAGACGGCAAACCTACCCTGCAGCTGGAG AGCGTGGATCCCAAACAATACCCAAAGAAGAAGATGGAAAAGCGGTTTGTCTTCAACAAGACAGAAATCAAATCCAAGGTGGAGTTTGAGTCCGCACAGTTCCCCAACTGGTACATCAGTACCTCCCAGGCAGAACACAAGCCTGTCTTCCTGGGAAACAACAGTGGTCAGGATATAGTGGACTTCACCATGGAATCCGTCTCTTCCTAA